The Fontisubflavum oceani genomic interval ACATCGTCGTCCGGGTCCGACGGGGTCACAACCTCGCAGATCGATCCGCCGGTGTCACAGATGAAATGAGGGTAGTTATAGAGATCCCGCGCCCGGGCGATAAAACTTGGTGTGTCCAAAAGCGCGTTGATTTCCGCGCGGCGATGCAGAGCCTGACGGCGTTCATATTCGTCGAGCGGCAAGCCGCCTTTGGCAGGGTCGCCGGGTTTGCCCAGATAGGTCGAGAGTGGGGCGAGATTATCGAAAGTGATGTTGGAGCCGATATAGATCGAATCCGAGCGCAGCAGTTCCGCCAGAAACGGCGTCTGCATCGCAATCCGCTCCAGATTGTCGGCGATGTGTTCGCCCATATAGGCGGTGCCGATGCGGTAATCGATCGAGTAATGAAACCAGTCGCCCGCGCTGCGGAGCAGGTTCGCCAAATGGGTCTTGCCCAGACCGGACATCCCGAACACCAAGAGACGCTTCTCCGGCGCGTCCAGCCAAGCCTGTGGGGTCTCATAGATCAGCGTCATGCGCGGGCGCCTCGTAAAACAGGCCTAACCCCTAGCGCTTGCGGCAAATATCGTCATCAAGATTTTTCAGGCCCGCGCGATTTTCGGAACATCTGTAACATCCGACCATCAAGGATCATCAACCCAAGAGCGAGCAGGGTGAAGCCCGCGAAGGCCTCTGGTGCCAAGCGTTCGCCCAAGACAACCGCGCCAAGGATGATCGCTACGGGCGGGATCAGCAGGGTCACGATCATCGCATTGCCGCTACCCGCCATGCTGAGCACGCGGTAGTAGAGCAGATAGGCAATCGCCGTGCCGAGGATGGCGAAATAGCCGATGGCCGCGAAGGTTACGGGCAATTGCGGCATCTCCGGCGCGCCGTCGATGACCCAGGCCAGCGGCAGCATGATGACGGTCGCGCCGGTCAACATGCCCGCCGCGGCGACTTGGGGCGCAAGCCCGCTAAGATAGCCACGGGCCCAGGCTGCGGCGAAGGCGTAGGACACAGTGCCGCCGATCACGGCGAGCTGCGCCAGGCTGCGAATGTCGAAACTGGCGAAGCTGTCGAGCCCGATGGCCACGGCCACACCGGCAAAGGCAATGCAGACACCGATCCCCCGGCGGACGGTGAGCCGTTCATCGCGAAAGAACATCGCGGCGACAAGCACACCAAAAATCGCGGTGGCGGCGTTGAAGATCGAGGTCAGGCCGGTCTCGATGAACTGCTGCCCCCAAGCCATGAGCGTAAAGGGGATGATGTTGTTCAGGATCCCCATGATCAGAAACGCCCCCCAAATCTTCGGACTGCGGGGGATGTCCAAGCCACGCCAGAGGACATAGATCCAAAGCAGCAGGGTTGCCCAGTACACCCGGTGGGCGACAAGTGTAAACACCGGCACCTCTTCCAAGGCCAGTTTGATTGCGAGAAACGAGGCGCCCCAGATTAATGCCAGAAGCGCCATCTCTGCCCAGGCCCGTGTGGAAAGGGATTGCTGTGTCATGCCAGGGGTCTAGCAAACAGACGCTATCCCCGCGACCCGGAACATGCGGCAAAGAACAACCCCCGCGCGATGCGCGGGGGTGTCATCTTAAGCGAAACAGAGATTAGAAGCGGAATCCGACGCGAAGGCCGATCGCCACCACCTCATTGTCCCGGACATTTACAGGACCAGAGGCGTTCTCAATAACCTGGTCGCCCGGTATGCCATAGGTTATGCCACCGGAGATCGTCATCGCATCCATGCTGTATTGGCCCGCGAGCGTGATCGAATCCAGCCCGGTTGTTGGCGCCAGAGCGGAGTCGCTCGGAATCGTGCC includes:
- a CDS encoding ATPase, which gives rise to MIYETPQAWLDAPEKRLLVFGMSGLGKTHLANLLRSAGDWFHYSIDYRIGTAYMGEHIADNLERIAMQTPFLAELLRSDSIYIGSNITFDNLAPLSTYLGKPGDPAKGGLPLDEYERRQALHRRAEINALLDTPSFIARARDLYNYPHFICDTGGSICEVVTPSDPDDDVLSTLSAHSLMVWIRGSDAHTDDLIRRFDQAPKPMYYQPAFLMAQWQAYLKENNVLPGDVDPDAFVRFAYAKALAHRAPLYQAMAENWGVTVEADEVATIRDAHDATALIAQALGRRGQTA
- a CDS encoding DMT family transporter, translated to MTQQSLSTRAWAEMALLALIWGASFLAIKLALEEVPVFTLVAHRVYWATLLLWIYVLWRGLDIPRSPKIWGAFLIMGILNNIIPFTLMAWGQQFIETGLTSIFNAATAIFGVLVAAMFFRDERLTVRRGIGVCIAFAGVAVAIGLDSFASFDIRSLAQLAVIGGTVSYAFAAAWARGYLSGLAPQVAAAGMLTGATVIMLPLAWVIDGAPEMPQLPVTFAAIGYFAILGTAIAYLLYYRVLSMAGSGNAMIVTLLIPPVAIILGAVVLGERLAPEAFAGFTLLALGLMILDGRMLQMFRKSRGPEKS